A DNA window from Sulfitobacter noctilucicola contains the following coding sequences:
- the dusA gene encoding tRNA dihydrouridine(20/20a) synthase DusA: MSENKRYNLHQSARLSCAPMMDWTDRHCRYLHRQLSRHTLLYTEMVTAPALVRGGALHLLDHDVAEHPVALQLGGSDPKELAQAARLGAQAGYDEINLNCGCPSDRVQSGSFGAVLMENAALVAACVSEMRAAVDVDVTVKCRIGVDDQNPAEILPEFLSRVVATGCTRVQIHARKAWLQGLSPKENRDIPPLDYPLVQQMKELFPNLHISINGGITSLDQAIALLDSGLDGVMIGRSAYHQPTDILAAADRRIFGSGTDTTAEAAVAAMLPYIERHLTGGGRLNQITRHMMGLFAGRPGARLWRRMLSEGASKPGAGPELVEAAMAEVVALAALQEAV; the protein is encoded by the coding sequence GTGTCTGAAAATAAGAGATACAACCTGCATCAAAGTGCACGCTTAAGTTGTGCGCCCATGATGGACTGGACCGACCGTCATTGTCGTTACCTGCACCGGCAACTCAGCCGGCACACGCTTTTGTATACCGAGATGGTTACCGCGCCAGCGCTGGTGCGGGGCGGGGCTTTGCATTTGCTGGATCACGACGTGGCGGAGCATCCGGTGGCGTTGCAGTTAGGCGGCTCTGACCCGAAAGAGCTGGCGCAGGCGGCGAGGCTGGGGGCGCAGGCGGGGTATGACGAGATCAATCTCAACTGTGGCTGCCCTTCAGATCGCGTTCAATCCGGCAGCTTCGGGGCGGTGTTAATGGAGAACGCGGCGCTGGTGGCTGCTTGTGTCAGTGAAATGCGGGCGGCGGTAGATGTCGATGTAACGGTAAAATGCCGCATCGGTGTAGACGATCAAAACCCCGCCGAAATTCTTCCGGAGTTTTTGTCGCGGGTCGTTGCCACGGGATGTACCCGGGTTCAGATCCATGCGCGTAAAGCGTGGTTGCAAGGCCTCAGTCCCAAAGAAAACCGTGACATTCCTCCGCTCGATTATCCGCTTGTGCAACAGATGAAAGAGCTGTTTCCGAACCTTCATATCTCGATCAACGGCGGTATCACATCGCTGGATCAGGCCATCGCACTTCTCGACAGCGGGCTGGACGGGGTGATGATCGGGCGCAGCGCATATCATCAGCCCACCGATATCCTCGCGGCAGCGGACCGCCGCATCTTTGGCTCGGGCACTGATACCACAGCCGAAGCCGCAGTGGCGGCGATGTTGCCCTATATCGAAAGGCATCTGACAGGTGGCGGCAGGCTGAACCAGATTACGCGGCATATGATGGGGTTGTTCGCGGGACGGCCCGGTGCGCGGCTGTGGCGGCGCATGTTGTCAGAAGGGGCGTCCAAGCCCGGTGCAGGCCCCGAGTTGGTCGAAGCGGCGATGGCCGAAGTGGTGGCACTGGCAGCTTTGCAAGAAGCGGTGTAG
- a CDS encoding sulfite exporter TauE/SafE family protein, with protein sequence MPETMLLIQMGLLLMIIGAVAGVLAGLLGVGGGIVLVPAFFYAFQTLGYEGPQLMQMCLATSLATIIVTSVRSVLAHNKKGAVDWDILRTWAPGIVIGAVIGMLLVAQLRSNTLQAIFGVLALVVGLYMGFGRSEWRLGQAMPTGVIRAVQSPFMGFLSVLMGIGGGSFGVPLMSLYNTPIHRAVATAAGFGVLIAVPAVIGFLFVPMTSNAPPLTLGTVNLVAFAIIIAMTLITAPWGVKLAHAMDPKPLKRVFAVFLIAVALNMLRKALGW encoded by the coding sequence ATGCCGGAAACCATGCTTTTGATCCAGATGGGTCTGTTATTGATGATCATCGGGGCGGTTGCCGGTGTTCTTGCCGGCCTTCTGGGTGTCGGCGGCGGTATCGTGCTGGTACCTGCCTTTTTCTATGCGTTTCAGACCCTTGGCTATGAAGGGCCGCAGCTGATGCAGATGTGTCTTGCGACCTCTCTTGCGACGATCATCGTCACTTCCGTCCGCTCGGTACTGGCGCATAACAAAAAGGGCGCGGTGGATTGGGATATCCTGCGCACATGGGCCCCCGGGATCGTCATCGGCGCTGTCATCGGAATGCTGCTTGTGGCGCAGCTTCGGTCTAATACATTGCAGGCGATATTCGGGGTGCTGGCGCTGGTTGTCGGTTTGTATATGGGGTTCGGACGTTCCGAATGGCGGCTGGGTCAGGCTATGCCGACCGGTGTGATCCGTGCTGTACAATCGCCGTTCATGGGTTTCTTGTCCGTGCTTATGGGGATTGGCGGCGGCAGTTTCGGTGTCCCGCTGATGAGCCTCTATAACACACCTATTCACCGTGCAGTCGCGACTGCTGCAGGATTTGGTGTGCTGATCGCAGTTCCTGCGGTGATCGGGTTTCTTTTTGTTCCGATGACCAGCAACGCGCCGCCGCTGACCTTGGGCACCGTTAATCTGGTGGCGTTTGCGATTATTATCGCGATGACGCTGATCACCGCGCCTTGGGGCGTCAAGCTTGCCCATGCGATGGATCCCAAGCCACTCAAGCGTGTCTTTGCTGTGTTTTTGATAGCGGTGGCACTTAACATGTTGCGCAAGGCGCTGGGCTGGTGA
- a CDS encoding DUF1289 domain-containing protein produces MTDSIWKRDEIESPCIKICVVHPKARLCTGCLRSIDEIGQWSRMSAQERRDIMAELPTRAGQLTKRRGGRAARLANK; encoded by the coding sequence ATGACTGACAGCATTTGGAAACGCGACGAGATCGAGAGCCCCTGCATCAAGATCTGTGTGGTTCACCCTAAAGCGCGTCTATGCACCGGCTGCCTGCGGTCGATTGACGAGATTGGACAGTGGTCACGAATGAGCGCGCAGGAGCGGCGTGATATCATGGCCGAATTGCCGACACGTGCCGGTCAACTGACAAAGCGCCGCGGCGGACGCGCCGCGCGACTTGCAAACAAATAG
- the ruvX gene encoding Holliday junction resolvase RuvX, which yields MIYDDMAEFAAAVPPMQALIGLDLGEKTIGVAVTDSFLSVATPLETVRRKKFGLDAARLVEIITDRRIGGLVLGLPRNMDGTEGPRCQSTRAFARNFEKLSPLPITFWDERLSTVAAERALLEADTTRKRRAEVIDHVAAGYILQGVLDRLAVIRREGSTYD from the coding sequence ATGATCTATGACGATATGGCCGAGTTCGCCGCAGCGGTCCCTCCGATGCAGGCTCTGATCGGCCTCGATCTGGGGGAAAAGACCATTGGCGTTGCGGTCACGGACAGTTTCCTCAGCGTGGCCACCCCGCTTGAGACCGTGCGACGCAAAAAATTCGGGTTGGACGCGGCGCGTCTGGTCGAAATCATTACCGACCGCCGGATCGGTGGGTTGGTGCTGGGCCTGCCACGCAATATGGACGGCACGGAAGGACCGCGATGCCAGTCCACCCGCGCTTTTGCCCGCAATTTCGAAAAGCTGTCTCCTTTGCCCATTACCTTCTGGGACGAGAGATTGAGTACTGTTGCCGCCGAACGCGCACTGCTTGAGGCGGATACGACACGAAAACGTCGCGCCGAGGTGATAGATCACGTGGCCGCTGGTTATATCTTGCAAGGTGTACTGGACCGGCTGGCGGTCATTCGTCGCGAAGGAAGCACATATGACTGA
- the ccmI gene encoding c-type cytochrome biogenesis protein CcmI yields MTFWITTVLMAVLVASFLARALIGRGRAVAGDAGDYDLRVYRDQLAEIERDVARGVIPPEDAERVRTEISRRILAADAGRSAATIEPQKTPLLLVGALAITLIGGSIAIYTWLGQPGYGDLALQDRIAFAEELRENRPDQQTAVDSLPPFPVTEELSDEFVNLMASLRETVSARPDDLQGHILLAQNEARMGNFMDAAAAQNRVMQIKGEDVTSEDISDFGELLVLAAGGYVSPEAEVAFRAALNRDENDGRARYYLGLMMVQTGRPDIAFRLWNGLLRRGPADAAWIAPITAQIENVAQLAGVNNYSIPAIGGGAAPGPSVDDIEAASEMTAEARMEMIGGMVEGLSNRLATEGGPAQDWARLITSLGVLGDSEQALAIYNNAMDVFADDPASRDVIRAAGSQAGVAE; encoded by the coding sequence ATGACGTTCTGGATTACAACGGTTTTGATGGCTGTGCTGGTTGCCTCGTTCCTCGCGCGTGCCCTGATCGGACGTGGACGAGCCGTTGCGGGGGACGCCGGCGACTACGATTTGCGTGTTTACCGCGACCAACTGGCCGAGATCGAGCGCGACGTGGCACGCGGTGTGATCCCGCCTGAAGACGCAGAGCGCGTGCGCACCGAAATCTCGCGCCGAATTCTCGCTGCGGATGCCGGGCGCAGCGCTGCGACAATCGAACCGCAAAAAACGCCCTTGTTGTTGGTTGGTGCACTTGCCATCACGTTGATCGGCGGCAGCATTGCCATCTACACGTGGTTGGGCCAGCCGGGATATGGTGATCTGGCGCTTCAGGACCGTATCGCATTTGCCGAAGAACTGCGGGAAAACCGGCCCGACCAGCAAACCGCGGTTGATAGCCTGCCCCCCTTTCCCGTCACCGAAGAACTTTCGGATGAGTTTGTAAACCTCATGGCCAGCCTGCGCGAAACCGTGTCTGCGCGCCCTGATGACCTTCAGGGGCACATCCTTCTGGCGCAGAACGAGGCGCGGATGGGCAATTTCATGGATGCTGCCGCAGCACAGAACCGCGTCATGCAGATCAAGGGCGAGGACGTCACGTCCGAGGATATCTCTGACTTTGGCGAATTGTTGGTCTTGGCGGCGGGCGGCTACGTCTCCCCCGAGGCAGAAGTCGCTTTTCGCGCAGCGCTCAACCGCGATGAGAATGACGGACGCGCAAGATACTATCTGGGTCTCATGATGGTGCAGACGGGACGGCCCGACATAGCCTTTCGTTTGTGGAATGGTCTTCTGCGGCGCGGACCTGCCGATGCGGCGTGGATTGCACCGATTACCGCCCAGATCGAGAACGTTGCGCAGTTGGCGGGCGTAAACAACTATTCCATTCCTGCGATCGGTGGCGGTGCGGCCCCCGGCCCGTCAGTTGATGATATAGAAGCGGCCTCAGAAATGACCGCGGAGGCCCGGATGGAGATGATCGGCGGAATGGTTGAGGGATTATCCAACAGGTTGGCGACCGAAGGTGGCCCTGCGCAGGACTGGGCGCGGTTGATTACATCGCTTGGCGTGTTGGGTGACAGCGAACAGGCACTGGCGATCTACAACAACGCGATGGATGTCTTTGCGGATGATCCGGCCTCTCGCGATGTAATCCGGGCAGCGGGCAGTCAGGCCGGAGTTGCAGAATGA
- a CDS encoding sarcosine oxidase subunit beta family protein, translating into MKKYSVFAVAREAMRHHTGWDRAWRDAQPKAKYDVIIIGAGGHGLATAYYLGKNFGITNVAILEKGWLGGGNTGRNTTIIRSNYLQDPSAAIYEKSRSLYETMSQDLNYNVMFSPRGVIMLAQTEHEVRGYKRTAHANALQGITTEWIDPARVKELCPIMNIDGPRYPVLGGLWQARGGTARHDAVAWGYARACSDMGMDVIQQCEVTGIQKSGGKVTGVSTNKGDIACDKLGMVVAGHSGHLADMAGFRLPLESVALQALVSEPIKPAMDIVVMANTVHGYLSQSDKGEMVIGGGTDGYNNYTQRGSFHHIEETVRALVETFPMLSRLKMLRQWGGIVDVTGDRSPILSKTPVDGVFVNCGWGTGGFKAIPGSGWAMAELIAKGHSPLTDAFGMERFIEGRFIDESVAAGVAH; encoded by the coding sequence ATGAAAAAATACTCCGTCTTTGCCGTGGCCCGTGAGGCGATGCGCCATCACACCGGATGGGACCGCGCATGGCGCGATGCGCAACCCAAGGCGAAATACGATGTGATTATCATCGGAGCAGGCGGTCACGGGCTGGCCACGGCCTATTATCTGGGAAAGAACTTCGGCATCACCAATGTGGCGATCCTTGAGAAAGGCTGGCTGGGTGGTGGGAACACGGGTCGTAATACGACGATCATCCGCTCGAACTATTTGCAGGACCCGTCTGCTGCGATTTACGAAAAATCGCGTTCGCTTTATGAGACGATGTCGCAGGACCTGAACTATAACGTGATGTTCAGCCCGCGCGGCGTGATCATGCTTGCACAGACGGAGCATGAGGTGCGCGGCTACAAACGGACTGCACACGCCAACGCCTTGCAGGGGATCACCACCGAATGGATCGATCCTGCCCGCGTCAAAGAGTTGTGCCCGATCATGAACATCGACGGACCACGCTATCCGGTGCTGGGCGGTCTTTGGCAGGCACGTGGCGGTACAGCACGGCATGACGCGGTGGCATGGGGTTATGCGCGGGCGTGCTCCGATATGGGCATGGACGTGATCCAGCAGTGTGAAGTCACAGGCATCCAGAAAAGCGGCGGCAAGGTAACAGGTGTCAGCACCAACAAGGGTGACATTGCCTGTGACAAGCTCGGGATGGTTGTTGCGGGACACTCGGGGCATCTGGCCGATATGGCGGGTTTCCGTTTGCCGCTTGAATCCGTAGCGCTGCAAGCACTGGTTTCAGAGCCGATCAAACCTGCGATGGACATCGTGGTGATGGCCAACACCGTGCACGGCTATCTGTCACAATCAGACAAAGGCGAGATGGTGATCGGTGGCGGCACCGACGGCTACAACAATTATACCCAGCGCGGCAGCTTCCATCATATCGAAGAAACTGTCCGCGCCTTGGTCGAGACATTCCCGATGCTCAGTCGCCTTAAAATGTTGCGCCAGTGGGGCGGGATCGTGGATGTGACGGGGGATCGTTCGCCGATCCTGTCAAAGACACCGGTCGACGGGGTTTTCGTGAACTGCGGCTGGGGAACCGGTGGCTTCAAGGCGATCCCGGGGTCCGGTTGGGCCATGGCCGAACTTATTGCAAAAGGTCACTCTCCTCTCACGGATGCCTTCGGGATGGAGCGCTTTATCGAAGGCCGCTTTATCGACGAGAGCGTCGCTGCCGGCGTGGCGCATTGA
- a CDS encoding sarcosine oxidase subunit delta: MLNIHCPNCGITAEETEFHAHGEAHLKRFGPGSSDDEFETYLFMRANPKGVHFERWRHQNGCGKWFHVARCTTTLEIFGSYSAQTTEPPQEIIDQIKDRRPDWRATEAST, from the coding sequence ATGCTGAACATCCACTGTCCTAATTGCGGTATCACCGCCGAGGAAACCGAATTCCACGCCCATGGCGAGGCGCACCTGAAACGCTTTGGTCCCGGTTCGTCGGATGACGAATTCGAAACCTATCTGTTCATGCGAGCGAACCCGAAAGGCGTGCATTTCGAGCGGTGGCGGCATCAGAACGGTTGCGGCAAGTGGTTCCACGTGGCCCGCTGCACCACAACGCTTGAGATCTTTGGCAGCTATTCGGCCCAAACCACCGAGCCGCCACAAGAAATCATCGACCAAATCAAAGACCGCCGCCCCGATTGGCGCGCGACAGAGGCATCCACATGA
- a CDS encoding sarcosine oxidase subunit alpha family protein, with amino-acid sequence MSTRLANKGRLVDHTKPVSFTFNGKNLRGYAGDTLASALLANDQMLVGRSFKYHRPRGIVASGPEEPNGLVNLGSEGRFEPNQRVTTTELFDGLEATSQNHWPSLEFDVGAINKHLSRFLPAGFYYKMFMYPRAFWKHVYEPVIRHSAGLGKAPKTRDVDTYEHFYAFCDVLVVGGGVAGLQAALTAGRSGARVILLEQSDHWGGRAPVDGGIIDGAPVDNFVDETLAALKSMDNVELRLRTMGAGVYDHGYALGYERLTDHAPQNAGPRHRLWRIRAEQIITATGAIERPLSFAGNDIPGVMLASAVRDYVVNYGVSVGDRTVVVTNNDNAYLTAISLKHAGLDVPAILDARVMPEDIGLVAQARALGIRVLMGHAVSSVKGGKRVTGVTVCSQAGEGAVLEEIACDAVAMSGGWSPVVHLWSHCGGKLRWDTANACFSPDVDNPPKGADGMGFVTPAGAASGMFPLDDVLHDAHAAAEGVITCLDMKLPKDVASPIAERREESPMAPVWMMPHGASSKLREKTWLDYQNDVKVSDVRLAAQEGFVSVEHAKRYTTLGMATDQGKLSNINGLATLAGALDADIPTVGTTTFRPPYHPISLAAIAGEARGEVFQPLRRTPMHDWHEANGAEFEPVGQWRRPYAYKRGLESTRDAVMREVKNTREKLGLLDASTLGKIIVKGPDAGKFLDMMYTNMMSTLKPGKCRYGLMCSENGFLIDDGVVARIDEDTWLCHTTTGGAESIHAHMEEWLQTEWWDWQVYVANVTEQYAQIAVVGPNARQALERLGGMDVSKEALGFMEWTDGELGGFKVRVYRISFSGELSYEIAVDASHGQAFWDALLAVGADLGVMPYGTECLHILRAEKGFIMIGDETDGTIIPQDLGLNWAISKKKEDFLGKRAQERPHMTSADRWKLVGLETVDGSTLPDGAYAVGEGTNANGQRNTVGRVTSTYHSPTLDRGIAMGLVLHGPDRMGEVLSFPGTDGKTYEAKIVDPVFYDKEGEKQNV; translated from the coding sequence ATGAGCACACGTCTTGCCAATAAAGGCCGTCTGGTCGACCACACAAAACCGGTATCCTTCACCTTCAACGGGAAGAACCTGCGCGGCTATGCGGGTGATACGCTGGCCTCTGCACTGCTTGCCAACGACCAGATGCTGGTAGGTCGCTCGTTCAAATACCACCGCCCGCGCGGCATCGTAGCCTCTGGACCAGAAGAGCCGAACGGCCTGGTTAACCTGGGCAGCGAGGGCCGGTTTGAGCCGAACCAGCGCGTCACCACAACCGAGCTGTTTGACGGGCTGGAAGCGACAAGCCAGAACCACTGGCCGAGCCTTGAGTTTGATGTAGGTGCGATCAACAAACACCTCAGCCGCTTTTTGCCTGCGGGCTTTTACTACAAGATGTTCATGTACCCGCGTGCCTTCTGGAAACACGTCTACGAGCCGGTGATCCGCCATTCTGCAGGTTTAGGCAAAGCGCCAAAAACCCGTGACGTGGATACCTATGAACATTTCTATGCTTTCTGCGATGTGCTGGTTGTCGGCGGCGGTGTCGCCGGTTTGCAGGCCGCGCTCACGGCGGGCCGCTCAGGCGCGCGCGTGATCTTGCTTGAGCAATCCGACCATTGGGGCGGACGTGCACCGGTGGATGGCGGCATCATTGATGGCGCGCCTGTGGATAACTTCGTGGATGAAACGCTCGCCGCCTTGAAATCTATGGACAATGTCGAACTTCGTCTGCGCACCATGGGGGCCGGTGTTTACGATCACGGCTATGCGCTGGGCTATGAACGACTTACCGATCATGCACCGCAAAATGCTGGCCCGCGCCACCGTTTGTGGCGTATTCGCGCCGAACAGATCATCACCGCAACAGGAGCGATTGAACGTCCGCTCAGCTTTGCCGGAAATGACATTCCCGGCGTTATGCTTGCTTCGGCCGTGCGCGACTACGTGGTGAACTACGGTGTCTCGGTGGGGGACCGCACTGTCGTGGTGACAAACAACGATAACGCTTACCTTACGGCAATTTCGCTCAAGCATGCTGGGCTCGACGTGCCTGCGATCCTTGATGCGCGGGTCATGCCCGAAGACATCGGACTGGTCGCTCAGGCCCGCGCGCTGGGCATTCGCGTTCTAATGGGACATGCGGTTTCCAGCGTCAAAGGTGGCAAGCGGGTTACGGGCGTGACCGTTTGTTCGCAAGCGGGTGAGGGCGCAGTTCTAGAAGAGATCGCCTGTGATGCGGTAGCGATGTCTGGCGGTTGGTCGCCAGTGGTTCATCTGTGGTCCCACTGTGGTGGCAAACTGCGTTGGGATACCGCGAATGCCTGTTTCAGCCCCGATGTGGACAACCCGCCCAAAGGGGCGGACGGGATGGGCTTTGTCACTCCTGCGGGTGCGGCCTCGGGCATGTTCCCGCTGGACGATGTCTTGCACGATGCACATGCAGCCGCCGAAGGTGTTATCACCTGCCTTGATATGAAATTGCCTAAGGATGTTGCCTCTCCGATTGCGGAACGGCGCGAAGAAAGCCCGATGGCTCCGGTCTGGATGATGCCCCACGGTGCAAGTTCAAAGCTGCGTGAAAAGACGTGGCTTGATTATCAAAACGATGTGAAAGTCTCGGACGTGCGGCTCGCTGCACAAGAAGGTTTCGTCAGCGTCGAGCACGCCAAGCGCTACACCACGCTGGGCATGGCCACCGATCAGGGCAAGCTTAGCAACATCAATGGACTCGCCACATTGGCGGGTGCCTTGGACGCTGATATTCCAACTGTTGGCACAACCACATTCCGCCCGCCGTATCATCCTATCTCGCTGGCTGCGATTGCGGGTGAAGCGCGGGGCGAGGTGTTCCAACCCTTGCGCCGCACGCCGATGCACGATTGGCACGAAGCCAACGGCGCGGAGTTCGAACCTGTCGGCCAGTGGCGCAGACCCTATGCGTACAAGCGGGGTCTGGAAAGCACCCGCGATGCCGTGATGCGCGAGGTAAAGAACACACGTGAGAAGCTGGGTCTTCTCGATGCCTCGACCCTTGGCAAGATCATTGTCAAAGGGCCGGATGCAGGCAAATTTCTCGACATGATGTACACCAACATGATGTCGACCCTGAAGCCGGGGAAATGCCGCTACGGGTTGATGTGCTCCGAAAACGGTTTCCTGATCGACGACGGCGTTGTCGCGCGGATCGACGAGGATACATGGCTGTGCCACACCACCACCGGCGGTGCCGAAAGCATCCATGCCCATATGGAAGAATGGTTGCAAACCGAATGGTGGGACTGGCAGGTCTACGTGGCCAATGTGACAGAACAATACGCACAGATTGCTGTCGTGGGTCCGAATGCGCGTCAGGCGCTTGAGCGTTTGGGCGGGATGGATGTCTCCAAAGAGGCCCTTGGTTTTATGGAGTGGACAGACGGCGAATTGGGCGGCTTCAAGGTCCGCGTTTACCGTATCTCCTTTTCGGGCGAGTTGAGCTACGAGATTGCAGTGGATGCCAGCCACGGGCAGGCGTTCTGGGACGCGCTGTTGGCAGTGGGTGCTGATTTGGGTGTGATGCCTTATGGCACCGAATGTCTTCACATTCTGCGGGCCGAAAAGGGCTTCATCATGATCGGGGACGAGACGGACGGAACGATCATTCCGCAGGATTTGGGCTTGAACTGGGCGATCTCGAAAAAGAAAGAAGACTTCCTTGGCAAACGCGCACAGGAGCGCCCGCATATGACCAGCGCAGACCGCTGGAAACTGGTGGGTCTTGAGACCGTCGACGGATCAACCTTGCCGGACGGCGCATATGCGGTGGGCGAGGGGACAAATGCCAACGGTCAGCGCAACACGGTTGGGCGGGTCACTTCGACCTACCACTCCCCAACGCTGGATCGCGGTATCGCGATGGGGCTGGTGTTGCACGGACCGGACCGCATGGGCGAAGTTCTAAGCTTCCCCGGTACGGATGGCAAAACCTATGAGGCCAAGATTGTAGATCCTGTGTTCTACGACAAGGAAGGGGAGAAGCAGAATGTCTGA
- a CDS encoding sarcosine oxidase subunit gamma has product MSDPVTALKGAKNTDGFASVTEIGPLGMITLRGDLSAKPLIKAAVAASGVTMPEQGHCATEGEQGMAWMSPDELLIMCPYAEVGDRLSELQGKLAKHHALAVNVSDARAVFRLRSTQVRDVIAKLAPVDMHPDVFTSGTFRRTRFAQIPAAFWLPEPDVAQIICFRSVARYMYDLLNIAAQEGSEVNHFSR; this is encoded by the coding sequence ATGTCTGATCCGGTCACAGCCCTGAAGGGTGCAAAGAACACGGATGGTTTCGCCTCAGTCACTGAGATTGGTCCGCTGGGCATGATTACCTTGCGCGGCGATCTTTCGGCAAAGCCCCTCATCAAGGCAGCAGTCGCCGCCAGCGGTGTGACAATGCCCGAACAGGGGCATTGTGCGACAGAGGGTGAGCAGGGCATGGCGTGGATGTCACCGGATGAGCTGCTCATCATGTGCCCCTATGCTGAGGTGGGCGATCGACTGTCCGAACTTCAGGGAAAACTCGCCAAGCATCACGCTCTGGCGGTCAATGTCTCCGACGCACGCGCGGTCTTTCGCCTGCGCAGTACTCAGGTACGGGACGTTATCGCCAAACTTGCACCTGTCGACATGCACCCCGATGTTTTCACTTCGGGGACGTTCCGCCGCACGCGGTTCGCGCAGATCCCCGCAGCTTTTTGGTTGCCCGAACCGGACGTGGCGCAGATCATCTGTTTCCGTTCAGTTGCGCGATATATGTATGATTTGCTGAACATCGCGGCTCAGGAAGGTTCAGAGGTCAATCACTTCAGCCGCTAG
- a CDS encoding superoxide dismutase produces the protein MAFSLPDLPYAHDALASKGMSKETLEYHHDKHHNAYVTNGNKAIEGTKWEGKSLEEIIKGTYDASAVAQSGIFNNISQLWNHNQFWEMMSPDDSKMPGELEKAITESFGSVDKMKDEFKAAGAGQFGSGWAWLVKDTDGGLKVTKTENGVNPVCFGQTTLLGCDVWEHSYYIDFRNARPDYLTNFLDNLVNWENVASRM, from the coding sequence ATGGCTTTTTCACTTCCCGATCTTCCCTATGCTCACGACGCACTTGCATCCAAAGGGATGAGCAAGGAGACGCTTGAGTACCACCATGACAAGCACCACAACGCTTACGTCACAAACGGCAACAAGGCGATTGAGGGTACCAAGTGGGAGGGCAAGTCCCTCGAAGAGATCATCAAGGGCACCTACGATGCATCCGCCGTGGCGCAATCCGGAATTTTCAACAACATCAGCCAGCTGTGGAACCACAACCAGTTCTGGGAAATGATGAGCCCTGACGACAGCAAGATGCCGGGCGAGCTTGAGAAAGCAATCACCGAGAGCTTTGGTTCAGTCGACAAGATGAAAGACGAATTCAAAGCAGCCGGTGCAGGCCAGTTCGGTTCTGGCTGGGCATGGTTGGTCAAAGACACAGATGGCGGTCTGAAAGTCACCAAAACGGAAAACGGTGTGAATCCTGTTTGCTTCGGTCAGACCACGCTTCTGGGTTGTGACGTATGGGAGCATTCATACTACATCGACTTCCGCAACGCGCGTCCTGACTATCTGACTAACTTCCTCGATAACCTTGTGAACTGGGAAAACGTCGCCTCGCGCATGTAA
- a CDS encoding TIGR00730 family Rossman fold protein, whose protein sequence is MAQKSVCVYCGSRAGTDPAYAVEAEKLGRGLAERDLRLVYGAGDVGLMGTVARAAQAAGGTTFGVIPQHLVDWEVGKTDLTTYVVTETMHERKKVMFMNCDAVVVLPGGAGSLDELFEALTWRQLGLHEKPIYLLNTNGYWDPLVTLLNHVVENGFADKSLLSFIEKLASSDAVLDRVGALTAPIG, encoded by the coding sequence ATGGCACAGAAATCTGTTTGCGTTTACTGCGGGTCCCGTGCGGGGACCGATCCTGCCTATGCTGTCGAGGCTGAAAAGCTGGGTCGCGGACTGGCTGAGCGCGACCTTCGGCTGGTCTATGGTGCCGGTGATGTAGGTCTGATGGGGACAGTTGCACGCGCCGCACAGGCAGCCGGCGGCACGACCTTTGGCGTGATCCCCCAGCACCTTGTGGATTGGGAAGTCGGCAAGACGGACCTGACCACCTATGTCGTGACCGAGACCATGCATGAGCGCAAAAAGGTGATGTTCATGAACTGCGACGCGGTCGTGGTCTTGCCGGGGGGCGCAGGATCGCTGGACGAGTTGTTCGAAGCGCTGACATGGCGACAGCTTGGTCTGCACGAGAAGCCCATTTATCTATTGAATACAAATGGCTATTGGGATCCGCTGGTCACCTTGCTGAACCATGTTGTCGAAAATGGCTTTGCCGACAAAAGCCTGTTGTCGTTCATCGAAAAACTGGCGAGCAGCGACGCTGTGCTCGACCGCGTGGGTGCCCTTACCGCACCTATCGGCTAG